From a region of the Nocardioides ginsengisegetis genome:
- a CDS encoding TetR/AcrR family transcriptional regulator, with protein sequence MSEPVKPRRPYRSAVRAERARQSRDRILDAATTRFLELGFGRASVRVIASDAGVSEDLVFHLFGSKRGLLGAVMAREPDPGLETLAASGGAAVVRDEEDQRRQVALLAERVGADLARVRPLDDMLRAAAAVDPELAAVREDLHLRRRREATTAITRWMHDRGPLRQGVDEASALVWTLTSPEVHHLLVEGWGWSQGKYVDWLRTNLEAGLLS encoded by the coding sequence ATGTCCGAGCCTGTCAAACCCCGACGCCCCTATCGGTCCGCCGTGCGCGCCGAGCGGGCCCGACAGAGCCGCGACCGCATCCTCGACGCGGCGACGACGCGCTTCCTCGAGCTGGGCTTCGGGCGGGCTTCGGTGCGGGTGATCGCGAGCGATGCAGGGGTGAGCGAGGACCTGGTCTTCCACCTCTTCGGCTCCAAGCGCGGGCTGCTCGGCGCCGTGATGGCGCGCGAGCCCGATCCCGGCCTGGAGACCCTGGCGGCGAGCGGTGGCGCGGCCGTCGTGCGCGACGAGGAGGACCAGCGGCGCCAGGTTGCGCTCCTGGCCGAGCGTGTGGGAGCCGACCTGGCCCGGGTGCGACCGCTGGACGACATGCTCCGCGCCGCCGCCGCCGTCGACCCCGAGCTGGCGGCCGTGCGCGAGGACCTCCACCTGCGCCGGCGGCGCGAGGCGACGACGGCGATCACCCGGTGGATGCACGACCGCGGTCCGCTGCGCCAGGGGGTGGACGAGGCGTCGGCCCTGGTGTGGACGCTCACCAGCCCCGAGGTCCACCACCTCCTGGTCGAGGGGTGGGGGTGGTCGCAGGGCAAGTACGTCGACTGGCTGCGCACCAACCTCGAAGCGGGGCTCCTGTCCTGA
- a CDS encoding NADPH:quinone reductase, whose translation MRAVVHTETGPSSVLRVVERDLPEPGPGEVRVRVARAGVNPTDWKFRTAPQLAYDEVTPGQDGAGVVDAVGEGVTGLAVGQRVWLVLAQHGRAHGSAAEFTVQPADRVVPLPDGADFDLGASLGVPAVTAHRALTSGEGGPTRLGPGALTGRTVLVQGGAGAVGNAAIQLARWSGATVVTTVSSPEKAALATAAGAHHVVNYREGHPEEQILAVAPGGVDLVVEVAPAQNNEIDLAVTRVHATIAIYANNGGDELTVPLRSTFSKNLRYQFVILYTLDEALRRAAVEDVSAAVAAGAVRVGADAGVPLHHYALDQLAAAHDAVQSGVVGKVLVDVADW comes from the coding sequence ATGCGTGCTGTCGTCCACACCGAGACCGGTCCGTCGTCCGTCCTGCGCGTGGTCGAGCGTGACCTGCCCGAGCCCGGGCCCGGCGAGGTCCGGGTCAGGGTCGCCCGGGCGGGGGTCAACCCGACCGACTGGAAGTTCCGCACCGCGCCCCAGCTGGCCTACGACGAGGTCACCCCCGGCCAGGACGGCGCCGGCGTGGTCGACGCGGTGGGGGAGGGCGTCACCGGCCTGGCGGTCGGGCAGCGCGTGTGGCTGGTGCTGGCCCAGCACGGCCGCGCCCATGGGTCGGCCGCCGAGTTCACCGTCCAGCCGGCCGACCGGGTCGTGCCGCTGCCCGACGGTGCCGACTTCGACCTCGGCGCCAGCCTCGGCGTCCCGGCCGTCACGGCCCACCGCGCCCTGACGTCGGGGGAGGGCGGACCCACCCGGCTCGGCCCGGGCGCGCTCACCGGTCGCACGGTCCTTGTCCAGGGCGGTGCCGGCGCCGTCGGCAATGCCGCGATCCAGCTCGCCCGCTGGTCCGGGGCCACCGTCGTCACGACGGTCAGCAGCCCCGAGAAGGCCGCGCTCGCCACCGCCGCCGGCGCGCACCACGTCGTGAACTACCGCGAGGGACACCCCGAGGAGCAGATCCTGGCGGTCGCCCCGGGCGGCGTCGACCTCGTCGTGGAGGTCGCCCCCGCGCAGAACAACGAGATCGACCTGGCCGTCACCCGCGTCCACGCGACGATCGCGATCTACGCCAACAACGGCGGCGACGAGCTCACCGTGCCGTTGCGGTCCACCTTCTCCAAGAACCTGCGCTACCAGTTCGTGATCCTCTACACACTCGACGAGGCGCTCCGACGCGCCGCGGTCGAGGACGTCTCCGCCGCCGTCGCGGCCGGTGCCGTCCGTGTGGGCGCGGACGCCGGCGTACCGCTCCACCACTACGCGCTGGACCAGCTGGCCGCCGCCCACGACGCCGTCCAGTCCGGCGTGGTCGGCAAGGTCCTCGTCGACGTCGCCGACTGGTAG
- the pyrR gene encoding bifunctional pyr operon transcriptional regulator/uracil phosphoribosyltransferase PyrR, whose protein sequence is MTAPQATPHATTESSPDAATDGRTVLDARDITRALTRISHEILERNKGAGDLVLLGIPSRGVPLAQRIAERIASVEGYAVPVGSLDVTMYRDDLRMKPARALLPTQIPAGGIDGKTVVLVDDVLFSGRTIRAALDALNDLGRPKAVRLAVLVDRGHRELPIRADFVGKNLPTSLVERVRVRLEGIDDVDAVTIHGSVTTDGADA, encoded by the coding sequence GTGACTGCGCCCCAGGCAACACCCCACGCAACAACTGAGTCTTCACCCGACGCCGCGACCGATGGCCGCACCGTCCTCGACGCCCGTGACATCACCCGGGCCCTCACCCGCATCTCGCACGAGATCCTCGAGCGCAACAAGGGCGCCGGCGATCTCGTCCTCCTCGGCATCCCGAGCCGGGGCGTCCCGCTGGCCCAGCGGATCGCGGAGCGGATCGCCTCCGTCGAGGGGTACGCCGTGCCGGTCGGCTCGCTGGACGTGACGATGTACCGCGACGACCTCCGCATGAAGCCGGCCCGCGCGCTGCTGCCGACGCAGATCCCCGCCGGCGGCATCGACGGCAAGACCGTCGTCCTCGTCGACGACGTGCTGTTCTCGGGCCGCACCATCCGCGCCGCCCTCGACGCGCTCAACGACCTGGGCCGTCCCAAGGCGGTCCGCCTGGCCGTGCTGGTCGACCGCGGGCACCGCGAGCTCCCGATCCGCGCCGACTTCGTCGGCAAGAACCTCCCGACCTCGCTGGTCGAGCGGGTCAGGGTCCGGCTCGAGGGCATCGACGACGTCGACGCGGTGACCATCCACGGCAGCGTGACGACGGACGGAGCCGACGCATGA
- a CDS encoding class I SAM-dependent methyltransferase: MRSAYSLAYRLGITPWQRAGAVERLGLTAILDREQAERDGRLGRALDIGCGSGLHTMELSRRGWDAVGIDEARPAVDRAMRREGPETRFVIGDVAYLPGTGIGQDFDLYLDIGCFEGLTGARRRALGRGVTQLANPGAAILICTRPRGAGLLRRRGADLAAVEDAFPGWQIRQIDPQEAGAHAARSPGAPQWFRLEWPAQAAA; the protein is encoded by the coding sequence ATGAGGAGCGCCTACAGCCTCGCCTACCGTCTCGGCATCACCCCCTGGCAGCGCGCCGGCGCGGTCGAGCGGCTGGGGCTCACCGCGATCCTCGACCGCGAGCAGGCCGAGCGCGACGGACGGCTGGGGCGGGCCCTCGACATCGGGTGCGGATCGGGGCTGCACACGATGGAGCTCTCGCGGCGCGGCTGGGACGCCGTGGGGATCGACGAGGCCCGACCGGCCGTCGACCGCGCCATGCGCCGCGAGGGACCCGAGACCCGCTTCGTCATCGGCGACGTCGCGTACCTGCCGGGGACGGGCATCGGGCAGGACTTCGACCTCTACCTCGACATCGGCTGCTTCGAGGGCCTCACTGGCGCGCGTCGCCGGGCCCTGGGCCGCGGCGTCACCCAGCTGGCCAACCCCGGCGCGGCCATCCTGATCTGCACCAGGCCGCGCGGCGCCGGTCTCCTGCGCCGGAGGGGTGCGGACCTCGCCGCCGTCGAGGACGCCTTCCCCGGCTGGCAGATCCGCCAGATCGACCCCCAGGAGGCCGGCGCACACGCTGCCCGGTCGCCGGGGGCTCCCCAGTGGTTCCGACTGGAGTGGCCGGCGCAAGCCGCCGCCTGA